TCGTCGCTCGTCGCTTAGACCCCCAGCTTGTCGCGTGTTTCGTAGTACCACGCACCCAACGCTGACAATGGCACTCGCAGCATGCGTCCACCGGGGAACGGCAGGTGCGGCAGTCCGGCGAAGGCGTCGAAGCGTTCGTCGCGCCCGGTCATGACTTCACTGATCAGGCGTCCAGCCAGGTGGGTGCAGGTCACACCATGGCCGGAGTAGCCCTGGGCGTAGTAGACGTTGTCGTTGATCACCCCGAATTGCGGTAGACGATTAAGGGTCATCAGGAAGGTCCCGCTCCAGGCGTAGTCGACCTTGGTGTCACGCAGCTGCGGGAAGGTCTTGAGCATCTTGGGACGAATCACCGCTTCGATATCCGCCGGGTCTTCGCCGCCATAATTGACGCCGCCGCCGTAGATCAAGCGGTTGTCACGGGTCAGGCGGTAATAATCGAGCAGGTAATTGCAGTCCTCGACGGCAATATTGTTGGGCAACAGCGCATGGGCCAGATCCTCACCCAGTGGCTCGGTGGTAATGATCTGAGTGCCGCAGGGCATGGATTTATTCTCCAGCTCAGGCATCACTCCACTCATGTAGGCATTACCCGCCAGCACCACTCGCTCGGCCTTGATCGAACCACCTCGGGTTCTCAGCGTCACCGGCTGGCCGTGCTCAAGCTTGATCACCGGACTCTGCTCGTAGATCACTCCGCCGAGGGATTCCAGCGCCGCCGCCTGCCCCAGCACCAGGTTCAGCGGGTGAATATGGCCGCCGGAGTGATCGACCAACACCCCGGTATAACGGTCGCTGGTGACTTCCCGCTTGTAGGCCTCGCCCTCCAGCAGTTCCAACTGATCGTTGCCGTAGCGCTCCCAGAGTTGCTTGTGCTCCTTGAGGCCCTGGAGTTGCCGGGCGTTGCAGGCAGCGAACAGGTTCTTTTCGCGCAGATCGCAATCGATACCGTAACCGGCAATGCGCTCTCGGATGATACGATTGCCCTCGAACGCCATATCGCCCAAGGCACGAGCGGTCTCATCACCGTACTTGTCCTCGATGACATCCATATCGCGGCTGTAGCTGTTGACGATCTGGCCACCGTTGCGACCGGAGGCACCGTAACCGACACGAGCGGCTTCCAGCACCACGACCTTGAGGCCCTTCTCGGCCAGATGCAGCGCCGAAGAAATTCCGGTGAAACCGGCACCGACAACGCAGACATCACAAGTGACATCCCCTGCCAGGGCGGGGCGCTCCGGTGATGGATTGGCTGAGGCCGCGTACCAGGACCCGGCGTGCTCGGTAGCAGACGCGGAATGCTTCGACGTCGCAGACATGGCTAACTCCGAAAGTGGTTATTTTATTTAACACATGACGTCATTCTATGAGCCATTCAGCCCAATTCCAACCCTTTCGATAGCATATAATCACCACCCACAGAAACAAGAAGCCGCAGGAATCCTGCGGCCTCAATGCCTTGTCGCCTTGTTCCACTCATTTCCGCTCAGTTCCGCGTCATCCATAAATCAGCGTGAACGTGCTTCCGACCACAACTGCTGCAACAACTCGAGCTGCTCGCCATCAACACTGGGCGTCAAGGAAAGTCGTGCACGCGTCTCATCATCCGGCATCACCGGCGGCTCACGCAGGGCAGCATCCAGCATCGACTGAGCGGCACCATTGGGTGAGGTATACATGTTGTAGTTCGACAGTTTGGCGGCCACCTCCGGGCGCAACATGTACTCGATGAAGGCCCGTGCTGCTTCTGGGTGCGGTGCACGCGCCGGTATCGCCATCACGTCCACCCAACGCTGCGAGCCTTCCTGCGGCACGAAGAAGCCGACATTGGCATAAAGCTCGGGGTCTGCGGCTTTCTTGCCGGCGACATCTCCGTTGTAGGCCACCCCGGCATGAATCACACCACTGGACACCTGATCGATCGCGGCGAGCGCATCCACAAAGCCCACGAAGTTGGGACGCTGACGTGTCTCAACCACAACCTTGGCCGCCTCGACCCACGGCTGCTGGCCCACGCAATCGAACCCCTTGCCCAACCAGGCGCAAATGGTGCCGAAATTGAACTGACCGTCCCCCTTCAGCATGGCAAACGGATACTCACCATTGACCTCAGAGTCGTACAGCAGGCCCCAACTGGGATCAGGCTCAGGGAAGGTCTCGGTGTTGTAGACGATACCGGTGACACCCCACTGGTAAGGCACGGTGTAGCGGTTTTCGCGATCGTAGTCCGGTGAGCGGAAGTCCTCGAGGATGTTATCCACCCCCTCCAGGCTATCGCCATCATCAGACAACGGCTGCAACAATTCCGCACCGACCAGACGTGGCACCATGTAATCGGATGGCATCACGATATCGTACTGGGCATCGCCGCCGGCGGTGAGTTTGGCCATCAATTCGGAATTGGAGTTGAAGTAGTTCTGCACGACTTCAATCCCCGACTCGGCCTCGAAATCCTCGATGATTTCGGGGTCCATGTAGTCGGTCCAGTTGAACAGGTTGAGCTGGGTTTCCTGAGCATTGACGGACATAGCCACGCCCGCCAGTAGCAATCCGGCCCCAAGCCCACGCCCGATGATCCAGCTGCTGTGCATTGTCTTCATTGTTGTTCTCCTCGCCGGTAGTACATGACTGACAGCACATGCCTGATAGCACAGGACCGGGCTATCCCCGGTCCTGTGAAACACCTGCAATATCACTACACCGAACCTGCCGGGGAGCGTAGTCGAGCCTACACTCGCAGCAACAGGTGCTCCCGCTCCCAGGAACTGATCACCTGGAAGTAGGCGCGGTGCTCGGCACGCTTGACCGCCAGATAGCTGTTGGTAAAGCGCTCGCCGAGAATCCCGGCCAGCTCCGAGCATTCACGCAACATATCCAGTGCCGGGCCAATGTCATCCGCCAGTTTGCTGCCGCCGGCCCAGGCGGACCCAACCATCGGTGGGCGCGCTTCGATCTGCCCCAACATACCGAGATAGCCGCATGCCAACGAGGCCGCCATGACCAGATAGGGGTTGGCATCGGCTCCCGCGAGTCGGTTCTCGACTCGAGTTGCCGACGGCGATGATACCGGCACCCTCAAACCCACCGTACGATTGTCCATGCCCCATTCGACGTTCACCGGCGCTGAGCCGCTGTGGTCGCTGCGCATCAGTCTGCGGTAGGAATTGACGTTGGGCGCCAGCAGCGGCAGTGCTGCCGGAAGGTAACGCTGCAAGCCACCAATGAAATGATGGAACAAGCGGCTGGGCTGACCATCTTCACCGGCAAACAGATTATCGCCGCTATCAGGATCGACCAGGCTCTGGTGAATATGCATGGAGCTGCCGGGCTCGGTCGCCATCGGCTTGGCCATGAAGGTGGCGTACATGCCGTGACGCAGTGCCGTCTCACGCAGCACGCGTTTGAACATCACTACCTGGTCGGCAAGCATCACCGGGTCGCCGTGCTGGAAGTTGACTTCCATCTGCCCGGCGCCTTCTTCATGGATCAGGGTATCCAGATCAAGGTTCATCGCCTCGCAGTAGTCGTACATCTCCTCGAACAACGGATCAAATTCATTGACCGCATCGATGGAAAACGACTGCCGACTGCTTTCTTGCCGCCCTGTGCGACCGATGGGCGGCTCGAGCGGATAATCCGAATCGGTATTGGTCTTGACCAGATAGAACTCGACCTCCGGCGCGACTACCGGCTTCCAGCCACGAGCAGCATAAAGATCGAGGACGCGCTTGAGTACGTGGCGCGGCGACAGATCGACCGGCTCGCCGGTCAGGTAGTAACAGTCATGAATGATCTGGGCGGTGGGATCTTCAGCCCAGGGGACCAGGTACACGGCATTGGGGTCAGGCACCAGTTCCATATCCCGCTCAGCGGGGTTCCAGAAGCGGATGTCTTCATCATCGGGGTAGCCCCCGGTCACGGTCTGGATGAAGATCGAGTCCGGGAGCCGAGGACGCCCGCCGTTGAGGTACTTGCCCGCAGGCATGATCTTGCCCTTGAGGATACCAGTGAGATCCGTGACGAGACTCTCGACCTCGGTAATGCCGTTTTGTGTAAACCAGTCGTTGAGTGCTGGTGTTTCCTGGCGGTTACTCATGTGAGTTTTCCGTATGGTGAATGAACTGCTCGGTAACCGAGCCCCGGTGCAAAATGCCGAACACCGGGGCTCCAGTGTGATGCGTCGCAAGCGGGCGTGACCGACTTGCGAAACACCACACCTGGTCCCTTACCGAGCCTTTACCTCTGACCAGAGCTGTTGGAAGGTCTGCAGTGCTTCGCCCTTGAGGCTTGGCGTGAAATGCAGGCGCTGCATCTCCTCTTCGGTGGGCTGAGTCGGAGACTCCGTCAACACTTCATCGAGATAAGGGCGCGCAGCCTCATTGGGGCTGGCGTAATAGTTGTAGTTCGACAACTGGGCGCCGACCTCGGCATCAAGAATGAAGTTGATGAACTTATGGGCCAGATCAGGGTTGGGTGCGTCGGCCGGAATCATCATCGAGTCGACCCACATCTCTGCACCTTCATCAGGAATCGCGAAGGTCAGGTTGGCAAATGCCTCAGGGTCTTCTTCCTTGTAGAACAGGTAATCCCCGTTGAACGACATCCCCGCATGCACGACACCACGAGCCAGCTGCTGCAAGGTCGGGGTGCCATCGGCGAAGCCGGAGAAGTTGTCGCGGTTCTTGGTTTCGATCAGCAGGTGCGCAGCATTCTTCAAGGATTCAATATCGCCACACTCATAGCCCGCTCCCAGTGAGGCACAGGCGGCGCCTACTGCTACCTGGCCGTCCTGAATCAGCGAGAACGGGTAATCGACATTGATGTCAGGATCGAACAGCAGTGACCAGCTGTTGGCCGCATCCGGGAAGGTTTCGGTGTTGTAGACCATGCCGGTCACGCCCCACTGATAGGGCGCCGAATACTCGGAGCCGGGGTCGTAGGACGGGTCGCGGAACTGCTCCATGACATTTTCCAGGTTGGGCAGTTTCGACGGATCCAGCTTCTGCACCAGCCCGGTCTCGATCAGGCGCGGAATGTAGTAGTTGGACGGCACGATGATGTCGTATTGCGACGTGCCACCGGCATTGAGCTTCGAGACCAGCTCGGGGTTGGAGTTGAAGTAGTTCTGCACCACTTCCACACCGAACTTCTCCTCGAAGGCCTCGATAATCTCGGGATCCATGTACTGGGTCCAGTTGAACAGGTACAGCTTGCCCTCTTCAGCCTGCGCACCGCCGGCCAGCAGCATGCTGCCGAGCGAAATTGCCAGTGCAGCTCGTGTCTTGTTGAGGCTCATGATGGTTCTCCTTGTTGTGTTCGTACCGCGTTGCATTCTTGCTGAGTTGCGTTCGTGCTGAGTTCTGTTCCTGCTGAGTTCCGTTCCTGCCATGCCGTGTCCCCTGGTGGATTTTCATGCGTTCAGGCACGGCGACGGTTGAACATGAGGCTGAACACCGCCGCCAGCGCCACGGCACTGATCATCAGTGTGGCAATGGCATTGATCTCCGGCGAGATACCCTTCTTGATCGCGCCCCAGATATAGATGGGCAAGGTGGCACTTTCCGGTCCCGAGGTGAAGAAGCTGATGACGAAGTCATCCACCGACAGGGTAAAGGACAGGAAGAATGCCGAGATCAAGGCCGGCTTGATGGTCGGCAGCATGAAGTGCACGACCCTCTTGACCGGAGAGGCATACAGATCCTTGGCCGCTTCAAACAGCGAGGGATCCAGGCCGACAAAGCGCGAGTAGATAATCAGCGCCACGAAGGGAATCTGGAAGGTCACGTGGGCGATGATCATCGTCGTCAGCCCCGGCTGCAGCATTCCGGTCAGGCGATGGAACTGGACAAAAAAGGCCATTTCCGAGATACCGAATACGATGTCAGGCAGCACGATCGGCAGATAGATCAGGATGATCAACCACCCCAGCTTGCGGTGCCGGTGACGATACATGCCGTAGCCGATCATGCAGCCGATCACCAACGCGATCAGTGATGAAATCACCGCCAGAATCAGCGTATTGCTGAAGGCAGACATGATCTGCTCGTTGCCCAGCAGCTGGTGATACCAGCGCAACGAGAAGCCCGTGATCCTTGCGGCACTATTGGAAGCATTGAAGGAGAACAGCACCACCACCGCGAGCGGCAGATAGAGGAACACTACCGTCAACCACCAGAAGCCCGTCAGGCCGCGACGCATTGCACGCTTGTTCATATCACCACCTCCTCGCCGCCACCCAGGCGTTTACCGATGCGACGCATGGCAAACAACCCGATAAAAGTCGCGATCAACATCAGAATGGCGCCCGCTGCGCCCAGCGGCCAGTTGGAACCACCGGAGAATTGGGTAGCGACCAGGTTGCCCAGCATCAGTCCTTTACCACCGCCCAACAGCTCAGGGATGACATACATACCGAATGCCGGAATCGCGACCAGCACAACCCCCGCCAGCAGACCCGGTAACGTCTGCGGGAAAACAGCGTGCCAGAAGGCCTTTATCGGTGAGGCATAGAGGTCCTGGGCGGCCTCAACCTGAGCGGTATCCAGCTTTTCGAAGGCAGCGTAAAGCGGCAGCACCATGAACGGCAGGAAGTTGTAGGCCAACCCGAGGGTCACGGCAAAATTCGAAGGGTACAGCCCCATGTTGGGAGGGATCATGCCCAGCATCTCGGCGAAACCCGACAATGGTGTCCCCGGCGCCAGCAGGTTCATCCAGCCGAAGGCGCGAATCACCTGATTGGTCCAGGAAGGTACCACCACCGCGAGCAACATCAGCGGACGCCATTTGTCGCGGCAGGTGCTGATGTAATAGGCGATGGGATAAGCCACGATCACCACCAGCGCGGTGGCGAGAAAGGTCTGCCACAGTGAGCGCAGCAATGTGTAGATATTGCCTGGACTCCAACCGAGGAAACCAAACCCCGCCAGTTGCTTGAAGGATTCCAGTGACAGCGGCATCTGCGGCAGGCCATAGGGACCGTTGGTCATGAAGGCCACGGCCATCAGGTAGACGCTGGGCAACACCAGAAACAACACGATCCAGGCGGCCCCCGGAGTGACGGTAAACAGCAGGTGGCGTGCTTCGCGCACCATGGCCTGGCTGCGACCGACGGCAAGAGTATTGCTATTCGACATGTCGCACCTCACTCGCTGAGCGTCACAAGATCTTCCGGCGCTACCACTACCGTCACTTCATCGCCAACATCCGGCATATGCTTGCCGCGGTTGTTGACCACAGCCTGCAGGCTGGTGCCGGCCAGTTCGAGGCGAAACTCCGCATGACTACCCCGGTAGAGCCGCTCGCTAATGCGGCCATGGAGATGGTTACGCCCCTCGACATGGCCGAGCTTGAGATCCAGCGTCTCCGGGCGAATCAGCACCAGAGCACCACCGGCGTCCTGTTCCACTTCCAACTCTCCAAGCTCGGTGGTCAGTTGGTTGCCACTGCGTGCGGTCACCGAGTACAGATTGCCATGCCCCATGAAGCGTGCCACAAAGGCATTGGCCGGGTGCTCATAGACTTCGCGCGGCGCCCCAACCTGCTGGATCTTGCCGCCATTGAGCACCGCGATACGGTCGGACATGACCATGGCCTCGTCCTGATCGTGAGTCACGAATACGAAGGTCATGCCGAGACGCTTCTGGACCCGCAGCAGCTCAACCTGCAATTGACTGCGAAGCCCCGCATCCAGCGCCGATAGCGGTTCATCAAGCAGCAATACATCCGGCTCGCAGACCAACGCTCGTGCCAGGGCAATACGCTGACGCTGCCCTCCCGAGAGCTGATCGATACGCCGATCGATGAGATCGCCAAGCTTGATGAACTGCGCGATTTCGGCGACCTTCCGCTCGCGCTCTGCTGCCGGCATTCCTTTCATCTTGAGGCCGAAGGCGAGATTCTCACGCACCGAGAGATGCGGGAAGAGTGCATAGGACTGGAACACCGTGTTGACGCTACGGTGGTGTGGCGCCACATCGGTGACATCCTTGCCACCGATATTCAGTTGTCCTTCATCGGCCTCTTCGAGACCCGCCAGAATCCGCAACAGTGTTGTCTTGCCACAGCCGGAAGGCCCGAGCAGGGTAAAGAACTCCCCGGCTTCGATGGTCAAGTCCACGCCATCCAGCGCCACCGCATCACGCCCGAAGCGCTTGTGCAGTCCACTCATGGTGATCGATGAAGCACCGCGCTGCTGACGACTCTCCGCCTCGGCATCCTCGCGCGAGGGGGTCGCGTCACCCACATGCCCGGGGGCATCGGCAGCATTCGTGATATCGGTCATGGAAAGGTCCTCTTGTCGTTGTAACCCACCACAGTTCCTGTCGTTCACCGCAGCTCCTGTTTCGTTGTTCTCGAAACTCGTCACAGGCGGTCACGAAGCTTGTAGAAGGTAGTCGCCAGTACCAGCAATGGGGTTCGTAGCCAACGCCCACCGGGGAAGGTCCGGTGCGGCATGGCAGCGAAGATATCGAAGCGCTCACTCTGTCCACTGATGGTTTCCGCCAACAGCTTGCCGGCCATGCCGGCGAGTGCCATGCCGTGACCGGAATACCCCTGCGCATAATAGATATTGGGCGCCAGACGACCGAAGTCGGGAGCACGGTTCAGGGTGATCGCCACGTCTCCCCCCCAGCGATACTGGATATCGATATCGTCGAGGACCGGGAACAACCGACGAATCTTGCCATCTATCCGCTGATCCAGGTCGCGAGGCGGATTACCGTCGTAACTGACCTGACCGCCGTATATCAGGCGTCGATCCGCAGAGAGACGATAGTAGTCGAGGACAAAGTTGGCATCCGACAGGGCATCATTGCGTGGTAGCACCTGACTGGCCTGGGCTTCACTCATTGGCTCGGTGGCGATCATGTAGTTGGCGGCACGCATGATACGGCCACTCATTTTCGGTACCAGCCGGTCGCCGTAGGCATTGGTGGCCAGTACCACATGATCGGCAATGACCCGACCGCGTTCGGTGGTCACCGTTGCCGGGTCGCTGTAGTCGATATCGACCACAGGGCTGTACTGATGCAGGCTGACACCGGCCCGTTGAGCGGCACGCGCCAGCCCCAGGGTGTAATTGAGAGGATGCAGATGACCACCTTCACTCTCCCAGAGGGCTGCCGGGTAGGCATCGGTCACTACGTGCTGCCGTAGTTCCTCGCCTTCGCGCCACTCCATGCTGGTGTAGTCATAGTCGCGAGCCATGCTCTCCTGCCATTGGCGGAGCTCATGCACATGGCGAGGTTTGACGGCGGCATGCAGATACCCCCAGGCGAGGTCACAGGGAATCTCGTGGCGTTCAACCAGGTCAGCGGTAAGGCGTACTGCCTCGCGACTCATTTCCCAGATGTCGCGAGCGGCCGAGCGGCCTAGAGCCTTCTCGACAGTGCCGATATCGGTTCCCAGACCGGGCAGGATCTGCCCGCCGCTACGGCCGGACGCACCATGACCAACAGTCAGGGCCTCGAGCAATACCACTCGATAGCCACGCTCGGCGAGATGCAGGGCAGTGGAGCAGCCGGTCACACCAGCGCCAATCACACAGACATCGGTGCGTACGTCACCTTCCAGGGGAGGGGTGGGATCAAGCTCAACCGCGATGGAGTCGCGGTACCATGAAGCAGGGGTCGCGGACGACGAAGAAACTGTCATAAAAAGTCCGTCTCGATTGCGCACTGCGCTTTGTCGTTATTGGAGACTCATGTGCCAAATACGGCATCACCTCTCCAATGTGGCACCATGCCCCGGCATGATGTCAAGAATTCAATAACAAGCATTCGCTCAACGGAAGTACAGCAATTCCATAACTATCCTGTTCGTCCCTGTAATTACGGGTGCCACACAGCAGCGGCGCCCCTCCACAACCGGAATGCTACGCAGGTTATCGAATACGATGGTGGCGCCGACTCGACAGCACATCAGCAGCCTCCCTGGTGATCACACCAGCATCACCGACCTGCAATACTCGACAGAAGCCTATACTTCAGGTGTACAAAATGCCGCTGCAGAAATACCGTTCACGCATCATCGGCGTGTTCAACGAAGATCAACGCTGGCAAGTGCGTCGAGGAAGACATCCAGCACACGGTGTGGACGCCGATCACGGCGGGTGATGGCGACAAAGGGTGTCGAATACCAACCGCTCTCCTCGCAGAGCGGTCGCAACCGCCCTTCCGCCACCCAGGCACGTGCCTGATGGTCCGGGAGGTAGCCGACATAAGCACCGGTAAGAATCAAGAATGCAGCACCTTCACGATCCGAAGCGGATGCACTGCTCTTGAGCCAGGAATGTTGCTCGCGTCCTGCCTCCGACAATGGGTAGGACGGCACCACTGCATCCCAGTGCGCCAATTGCTCGAGGCTCGGCTCCTGCGTGGCGGAGAACAGAGGATGCTCACATCCACAATAGAGCCGCGAGATCTCCTCATACAGATCGCGGGTTTCGACACTGGCCGGCAGGTTAACAGCCGGTACCACGCCAACATGCAGTCGCCCGTCGACCACGGCTCGCGCGATCTCTCCCGGTGGCTCCATCATCATGTTGATGCGGACATCGGGCCCCTGCTGCTTGAGATCTGCCAGGGCGTGGGTGATGCGCATCTCCGGAGAACTTACCAGGGTGTCGGTAATGCCGATATTCAACTCACCGCGCAAGCTGTGGTGCAGCGCATTGACCTCGCTGCGGAAGGCTTCCAGTCCCGCCAGTAAACGCCGCGCGCCTTCCAGCACCTCACGGCCTTCCTCGGTCAGGGCGAAACCACCGCGCCCACGGCGACACAGCTTCAATCCCAGTCGCTTCTCCAGATCGCCCATATGCAGACTGATGGCCGAACGGCTGATCCCCAGTTCCCCTTCAGCGGCCGAGAAGCCACCGCATTCAGCAACCGCCTTGAAGACTCGCAGCAGACGAATATCGAAGTCGGTGACCGGACTCTGGTGGGGGCGCGACGGTTTCATGAGCGCTTGCAACCACAGACGGTACAGGCAGGGTCTTTCGGCACCCGGAAGTGGCGCCATTCGCCAGCCAGGCCATCGAAGGTCGACAGGCCCTGATGCGGCCGACCAGCGCCACTGAGCAGCTTGAGCGCTTCCAGCGCCTGAAAGCTGCCGATGACCCCGACCAGCGGTGCAATCACGCCACTCTCGGCACAGGACAATGCCTCATCGCCCTGATCGTCAGGGGGATACAGACACGCATAGCAGGGGCTCTCCGCGTCGCGTGAATCAAAGACGGCCAACTGACCGCCAAAGCGGATGGCAGCACCGGACACCAATGGCACTCGTGCCGACACGCAGGCCTGATTGATCGCATAGCGGCTGGAGAAGCGATCGGTACAATCCAGCACTACGTCTGCCTGGCTGACAACAGCGCGCAGCTCCTCGGCCTGTAGACGATGATCGATGGCGGTAACTCGGCAGCCGGGATTGAGAGCCCGGGCGGACGCTGATGCAGAATCGGCCTTGTTGATACCCAGGTCCGCCTCGGCATGGGCAATTTGACGCTGGAGGTTGGAGATCTCCACCAGGTCATCATCGGCGATGGTCAAGCGCCCCACTCCGGCAGCCGCCAGGTACAACGCCACCGGAGAGCCGAGCCCGCCGGCACCGATCACCAACGCATGAGCATCCAGCAGGCGCTGCTGGCCCTCGATATCCACTTCATTGAGCATGATCTGCCGGCTGTAGCGCAGCAGATCCCGATCGACCATGGTCAAGATGTCCTCGCCTCACTCATTACTTGTCGTCAAACTCATCGATATCCGGGACATGGAGGGTGAAGTCTTCCTTGACCTCCTCCATCACCACATAACTTTTCGATTCCTTCACCCCCGGGAGCGTCAGCACCACATCACCCAATAGCTGGCGATAGGCCGACATTTCGGGAATGCGACACTTGAGGATGTAATCGAATTGGCCGGATACGAGGTGACACTCCTGAATCTGGGGCAACTTCGAAACGGCACGGCGAAACTCATCAAACACAGCCGGGGACTGCGTTTCGAGACTGATCTCGACAAACACCAACAGATTGGCCTTGAGCATGCGCGGGTTGAGTACCGCCTTGTAACCCCGAATGACGCCTGCCCTTTCGAGACGCTTGACGCGCTCGAGGCAGGGGGTGGTCGACAATCCCACCTGAGCCGCCAGGTCAACGTACGAAACCCTGGCATTATCCTGCAGGCAGCGCAGAATCTTGAGATCAATACGATCGAGAGAACGATTGCGGTTTTTCATTGTAATCCTGAGTCCCATCTGGAGCGCTGATACAAGTCGCGAGAGTCATTGCCGAATGCTGAGGGAGTTGTCAGCAGCAGTAATTTCTCGCGTGAATCCGTTTTTATCACATTATTTTAATGTTGAATCTGTAGCATACCGTATGAACCTCTACCAGCGTCAGGCTTCAACGTTTCTCGCTTCCGTACAACCGACGCTGACCCGGTCATTG
This Halomonas huangheensis DNA region includes the following protein-coding sequences:
- a CDS encoding HesA/MoeB/ThiF family protein, with the protein product MVDRDLLRYSRQIMLNEVDIEGQQRLLDAHALVIGAGGLGSPVALYLAAAGVGRLTIADDDLVEISNLQRQIAHAEADLGINKADSASASARALNPGCRVTAIDHRLQAEELRAVVSQADVVLDCTDRFSSRYAINQACVSARVPLVSGAAIRFGGQLAVFDSRDAESPCYACLYPPDDQGDEALSCAESGVIAPLVGVIGSFQALEALKLLSGAGRPHQGLSTFDGLAGEWRHFRVPKDPACTVCGCKRS
- a CDS encoding LysR family transcriptional regulator, coding for MKPSRPHQSPVTDFDIRLLRVFKAVAECGGFSAAEGELGISRSAISLHMGDLEKRLGLKLCRRGRGGFALTEEGREVLEGARRLLAGLEAFRSEVNALHHSLRGELNIGITDTLVSSPEMRITHALADLKQQGPDVRINMMMEPPGEIARAVVDGRLHVGVVPAVNLPASVETRDLYEEISRLYCGCEHPLFSATQEPSLEQLAHWDAVVPSYPLSEAGREQHSWLKSSASASDREGAAFLILTGAYVGYLPDHQARAWVAEGRLRPLCEESGWYSTPFVAITRRDRRPHRVLDVFLDALASVDLR
- a CDS encoding Lrp/AsnC ligand binding domain-containing protein, which produces MKNRNRSLDRIDLKILRCLQDNARVSYVDLAAQVGLSTTPCLERVKRLERAGVIRGYKAVLNPRMLKANLLVFVEISLETQSPAVFDEFRRAVSKLPQIQECHLVSGQFDYILKCRIPEMSAYRQLLGDVVLTLPGVKESKSYVVMEEVKEDFTLHVPDIDEFDDK